The following proteins are encoded in a genomic region of Chloroflexota bacterium:
- a CDS encoding signal peptidase II, with amino-acid sequence MSKRTRERIAVVVIGIGLFALDWAVKGVAERSLTFGAEPIPSPIPFVSWYLSYNEGYHYIFGALGPYRWIAGASLALAVGMVVYLLHWAGEMAASAPARKVVLVMATLLVGALSNPVEILLRGHATDFFRVRGFPWTANLCDQYVNLIVYVLTPILLVMVWRGWDKPRQPAPPPTAADDGSGE; translated from the coding sequence ACGCATCGCGGTTGTGGTCATCGGCATCGGGCTTTTCGCGCTGGACTGGGCGGTGAAGGGAGTGGCCGAGCGGTCGCTGACTTTCGGGGCCGAACCCATCCCTTCGCCGATTCCGTTCGTCTCCTGGTACTTGAGTTACAACGAGGGATATCATTACATCTTCGGGGCGCTGGGGCCGTACCGGTGGATCGCCGGGGCGTCGCTGGCGCTGGCGGTGGGGATGGTGGTCTATTTACTGCACTGGGCCGGGGAGATGGCCGCTTCGGCGCCGGCGCGGAAGGTGGTGCTCGTCATGGCCACGCTGTTGGTCGGGGCGCTGAGCAACCCGGTGGAAATCCTGCTGCGAGGCCACGCCACCGACTTCTTCCGCGTCCGCGGGTTCCCGTGGACGGCGAACCTGTGCGATCAGTACGTGAATCTCATCGTGTACGTGCTCACGCCGATCCTGTTGGTGATGGTGTGGCGGGGGTGGGACAAGCCGCGCCAACCCGCGCCGCCCCCGACGGCTGCGGATGACGGCAGCGGCGAGTAG